One stretch of Tepiditoga spiralis DNA includes these proteins:
- the pdo gene encoding protein disulfide oxidoreductase, whose amino-acid sequence MERLLDENTAKQVKEVLNEMEGSVKCLLFKGDNEYSQVTEQLLKEVSEVNDKIVIESYDINDPLAEEFDIDKELTPAMVMLNSKGEDLGVKFYGIPSGHEFSTLLQELIAMSKGGKTEFSEDAVSKLSSIDKKLRIRAFITPTCPYCPKAVLAAQQTAMINENILGEMVEANEFGPLSMKHGVSSVPHTVIEVFENGEWVVKNEFVGAYPEPNFVEEILKAVE is encoded by the coding sequence ATGGAAAGATTACTTGATGAAAATACAGCAAAGCAAGTAAAAGAAGTATTAAATGAAATGGAAGGTTCAGTAAAGTGTTTATTATTTAAGGGAGATAATGAATATTCACAAGTTACTGAACAATTATTAAAAGAAGTTTCAGAAGTGAACGATAAAATAGTTATTGAATCATATGATATAAATGATCCACTCGCTGAAGAATTTGACATTGATAAAGAATTAACTCCTGCAATGGTTATGTTAAATTCAAAAGGAGAAGATTTAGGAGTTAAGTTTTATGGAATTCCTTCTGGACATGAATTTTCTACACTTTTACAAGAATTAATAGCAATGTCAAAAGGTGGAAAAACAGAATTTTCTGAAGATGCAGTAAGTAAATTATCTTCAATAGATAAAAAATTAAGAATAAGAGCATTTATAACTCCTACATGTCCATATTGTCCTAAAGCAGTTCTTGCAGCTCAACAAACTGCTATGATAAATGAAAATATTTTAGGAGAAATGGTTGAAGCAAATGAATTTGGTCCACTTTCAATGAAACACGGAGTTAGCTCTGTACCTCATACAGTAATAGAAGTATTTGAAAATGGTGAATGGGTTGTAAAAAATGAATTTGTTGGTGCATATCCGGAACCTAACTTTGTAGAAGAAATATTAAAAGCAGTAGAATAA
- the trxB gene encoding thioredoxin-disulfide reductase, protein MFFDMGSAGKKSELKEYYDMIIIGGGPGGVAAAIYAVQGGVKPLIIEKALDGGQMNLTEKIENYPGFSSIEGSELAEKFGEHAKEFGVEFNYSTVIKIEDKGNEKLVYTDDGNVIKTKVIIIATGANPRPAGVKGEKEFTNKGISYCATCDGHFFKDQKVAVIGGGNTAVEEALYLSKIAKEVVIIHRRDKLRADKIYQERAFNTSNISFRWDSVIEEIKGDIKVRSLVLKNKKTNELTEELFDGIFIFIGLEPAVDFLNGIVELNESKYIKVDKHMQTNVKGIYAVGDVIEKELRQVVTSVAEGAIAASHAVREYFN, encoded by the coding sequence ATGTTTTTTGATATGGGAAGTGCTGGGAAAAAATCAGAATTAAAAGAATATTATGATATGATAATAATAGGCGGAGGTCCTGGTGGTGTTGCTGCTGCAATATATGCAGTTCAAGGTGGTGTAAAACCTCTAATTATTGAAAAAGCTTTAGATGGTGGGCAAATGAATTTAACTGAAAAAATAGAAAACTATCCAGGTTTTTCATCAATTGAAGGAAGTGAGTTAGCTGAAAAATTTGGTGAACATGCAAAAGAATTTGGTGTTGAATTTAATTATTCTACAGTTATAAAAATAGAAGATAAAGGAAATGAAAAATTAGTTTATACTGATGATGGAAATGTTATAAAGACAAAAGTTATAATAATTGCAACTGGTGCAAATCCAAGGCCGGCTGGAGTAAAGGGAGAAAAGGAATTTACTAATAAAGGAATTTCATATTGTGCAACGTGTGATGGTCATTTTTTTAAAGATCAAAAAGTAGCAGTTATTGGTGGTGGTAATACTGCTGTTGAAGAAGCATTGTATCTTTCAAAAATAGCAAAAGAAGTTGTAATTATTCATAGAAGAGATAAACTAAGAGCAGATAAAATATATCAAGAAAGAGCGTTTAATACTTCTAATATAAGTTTTAGATGGGACAGTGTTATAGAAGAAATAAAAGGGGATATAAAAGTAAGAAGTCTTGTATTAAAAAATAAGAAGACAAATGAATTAACTGAAGAGTTATTTGATGGAATTTTTATTTTTATTGGTTTAGAACCAGCTGTAGATTTTTTAAATGGAATTGTTGAGTTGAATGAATCAAAATATATAAAAGTTGATAAACACATGCAAACAAATGTAAAAGGAATATATGCTGTAGGAGATGTTATAGAAAAAGAATTAAGGCAAGTAGTTACTTCAGTAGCTGAAGGAGCAATTGCTGCTTCACATGCTGTCAGAGAGTATTTTAATTAA
- the guaB gene encoding IMP dehydrogenase: MREALTFDDVLLVPQYSEIVPTKVNTTTNLIKNIKIKVPFISAAMDTVTESEMAKAMAREGGVGIIHKNMSIERQAHQVAKVKRAENGVIFDPITISPNTKVYEAEKLMKEYKIGGFPVVDKKGKLLGILTNRDIRFERNSKKLVKELMTPYKKLIVAGTHIGLKKAKEILHENKIEKLPIVDENGKIEGLITIKDVMAVIEHPNATRDSKGRLVVGGAIGISDGLERSRALIQEDVDFLVLDSAHGHSKNIIETLKKIKNEYPNIPIMAGNIATKKAAKDLIEAGADAIKVGIGPGSICTTRIIAGIGVPQLTAIMDVFEIAKEHNIPVIADGGIRYSGDIVKALVAGAKSVMIGSIFAGTDEAPGETIIYGGRKFKTYRGMGSIGAMEKGSKDRYFQSEIEESEKLVPEGVEGMVPYKGGVKDIIYQLLGGLKAGMGYNGAETIEKLRENSEFIKITPASMQESHPHDISITKESPNYSYFQK; the protein is encoded by the coding sequence ATGAGAGAAGCTTTAACCTTTGATGATGTTTTATTAGTGCCACAATATAGTGAAATTGTTCCAACAAAGGTGAACACTACTACAAATTTGATAAAGAATATAAAAATTAAGGTACCTTTTATTTCAGCGGCTATGGATACAGTAACAGAGTCAGAAATGGCAAAAGCAATGGCAAGAGAAGGTGGCGTTGGAATAATACATAAAAATATGTCAATAGAAAGGCAAGCTCATCAAGTTGCAAAGGTAAAAAGAGCAGAAAATGGAGTTATTTTTGATCCTATTACAATTTCACCAAATACAAAGGTATATGAAGCAGAAAAATTAATGAAAGAATATAAAATTGGTGGGTTTCCAGTTGTAGATAAAAAAGGAAAATTACTTGGAATATTAACTAATAGAGATATAAGATTTGAAAGAAACTCAAAAAAATTAGTTAAAGAATTAATGACACCGTATAAAAAATTAATAGTTGCAGGAACTCACATAGGATTAAAAAAAGCAAAAGAGATACTTCATGAAAATAAAATCGAAAAACTTCCAATTGTTGATGAAAATGGGAAAATAGAAGGATTAATAACAATAAAAGATGTAATGGCGGTTATAGAACATCCAAATGCAACTAGAGATTCAAAAGGAAGATTAGTTGTTGGTGGAGCAATAGGAATTTCGGATGGTCTTGAAAGATCGAGGGCATTAATTCAAGAAGATGTAGATTTTTTAGTTTTAGACTCAGCACATGGACATTCTAAAAATATTATTGAAACATTAAAGAAAATAAAAAATGAATATCCAAATATACCTATAATGGCAGGAAATATAGCAACGAAAAAAGCAGCAAAGGATTTAATAGAAGCTGGAGCTGATGCAATAAAAGTTGGAATTGGACCAGGTTCAATATGTACTACAAGAATAATTGCTGGAATTGGTGTACCACAGCTGACAGCAATAATGGATGTTTTTGAAATTGCTAAAGAACATAATATACCAGTTATTGCTGATGGAGGTATAAGATATTCTGGAGATATTGTAAAAGCATTAGTTGCAGGTGCAAAATCTGTAATGATTGGAAGTATATTTGCAGGAACTGATGAAGCACCAGGTGAAACCATAATATATGGAGGTAGAAAGTTTAAAACATATAGAGGAATGGGCTCAATAGGTGCAATGGAAAAAGGAAGTAAAGATAGATATTTTCAATCAGAAATTGAAGAATCTGAAAAATTAGTTCCAGAAGGTGTTGAAGGAATGGTTCCTTATAAAGGTGGAGTAAAGGATATAATTTATCAATTACTTGGTGGATTAAAAGCTGGAATGGGTTATAATGGAGCTGAAACCATAGAAAAATTAAGAGAAAATTCAGAATTTATAAAAATAACTCCAGCAAGTATGCAAGAAAGTCATCCACATGATATATCAATTACAAAGGAGTCTCCAAATTACTCTTACTTTCAGAAATAA
- a CDS encoding nucleotidyltransferase: MNVLGLIVEYNPFHNGHLYHLNSAKKIVSPDYTVAVMSGNFVQRGEPAIINKFSRTETALNMGIDIVFELPFVYATQSAGTFANGSIGVLERTNVVTDIVFGSESSNIEYLKKISNVLITQKKEYTNLLKYYLKKGLSFPNARKEALKKFFDNDTDIEKIVEKSNDILGIEYLNNLNYYNSKIIPHTIQRHGSDYNDSEFKGKLSSATAIRKLIFENKISKIENSVPKKTLEILKREISKGNGPINLEKMREIILYKLRLSEREDITDILDIKEGLDKRFIEYSKRSKDINDLLKKVKSKRFTYTRVKRSMLNILFDLKDYEYKKYAEYGPQYLRVLGFNKKGQKLLNIIKKKSKYPIITTPSQYYQIYKKLIKDLKNEDKKYDSIPEIFLEQIKYDFKASNIYSLLYQNKISSSYEEDMIKKVIML; encoded by the coding sequence ATGAATGTTTTAGGTTTAATTGTAGAATACAATCCATTTCATAACGGACATTTGTATCACCTTAATTCAGCAAAAAAAATTGTATCTCCAGATTATACTGTTGCCGTAATGAGTGGCAACTTTGTTCAAAGAGGAGAACCAGCCATAATAAATAAATTTTCAAGAACAGAAACAGCCTTAAATATGGGAATTGATATTGTTTTTGAATTACCTTTTGTATATGCAACACAAAGTGCTGGAACATTTGCAAATGGTTCTATTGGAGTTCTTGAAAGAACAAACGTAGTTACTGATATAGTTTTTGGAAGCGAATCTTCAAATATTGAGTATTTAAAAAAAATATCCAATGTATTAATTACTCAAAAAAAAGAATATACTAATTTACTAAAATATTATTTAAAAAAAGGATTAAGCTTTCCAAATGCTAGAAAAGAAGCATTAAAAAAGTTTTTTGATAATGATACTGATATTGAAAAAATAGTTGAAAAATCCAATGATATATTGGGAATTGAATATTTAAATAATTTAAATTATTATAATTCAAAAATTATACCTCATACTATTCAAAGACACGGTTCTGACTATAATGATTCTGAATTCAAAGGAAAATTATCCAGTGCTACTGCAATAAGAAAGTTAATATTTGAAAATAAAATCTCTAAAATAGAAAACTCAGTTCCTAAAAAAACTTTAGAAATATTAAAAAGAGAAATAAGTAAAGGGAATGGACCAATAAATCTTGAAAAAATGAGGGAAATAATTCTTTACAAATTAAGGTTATCAGAAAGAGAAGATATTACAGATATTTTAGATATAAAAGAAGGATTAGATAAACGTTTTATTGAATACTCTAAAAGGAGTAAGGATATAAATGATTTATTGAAAAAAGTAAAATCTAAAAGATTTACATATACCAGAGTAAAAAGAAGTATGCTAAATATTTTATTTGATTTAAAGGATTATGAATACAAAAAATATGCTGAATATGGTCCACAATACTTAAGAGTATTAGGTTTTAATAAAAAAGGACAAAAATTATTAAATATTATAAAGAAAAAATCTAAATATCCAATAATAACGACTCCTTCTCAATATTATCAAATATATAAAAAACTTATAAAAGATTTAAAAAATGAAGATAAAAAATACGATAGCATTCCAGAAATATTTTTAGAACAAATAAAGTATGATTTTAAAGCTTCAAATATCTATTCTCTTTTATACCAAAATAAAATATCTTCTTCTTATGAAGAAGATATGATAAAAAAAGTTATTATGCTTTAA
- the ychF gene encoding redox-regulated ATPase YchF has translation MLQVGLVGLPNVGKSTLFNALSKKMVPSDNYPFCTIEPNIAIVEYEDERVDYISKIYNSQKTVKPSIEFVDIAGLVKGASKGEGLGNKFLDNISKVDAIAHIVRAFDDDNISHVSGTIDPIFDAEVVDLELIQKDIDTIDKRYEKTFKLARTGNKDAKYECSLLEDLKKHLETSNPSRTFKETRTDKDIEIIKSLFLITEKPVIYVANVDEEGLTKDNEYVIKLKEYAKNKNANFYKISAKLEMDLIELDDEEKEIFMEEFNIKGNLIDNFVKLCKDTLNLITFITGTENESKSWNVLKGITAYDAAGKIHTDIQSGFIKAEVINFEELKSIGSFKDAKEKGKVSIEGKDYVLKEGDCVYFHFHV, from the coding sequence ATGCTTCAAGTAGGATTAGTAGGATTACCTAATGTAGGTAAATCAACTTTGTTCAATGCACTTTCCAAAAAAATGGTTCCTTCTGATAATTATCCATTCTGTACAATAGAGCCTAATATTGCCATAGTTGAGTATGAAGATGAAAGAGTTGATTATATATCAAAAATTTATAATTCACAAAAAACTGTAAAACCATCTATAGAATTTGTTGATATTGCTGGTCTTGTAAAAGGTGCAAGTAAGGGTGAAGGACTTGGTAATAAATTTTTAGATAATATAAGTAAAGTTGATGCAATAGCGCATATAGTTAGAGCTTTTGATGATGATAATATTTCTCATGTATCTGGAACAATAGATCCAATATTTGATGCAGAAGTTGTAGACCTTGAATTAATTCAAAAAGATATTGATACAATAGATAAAAGATATGAAAAAACATTTAAATTAGCAAGAACTGGAAATAAAGATGCAAAATATGAATGTAGTTTACTGGAAGATTTAAAAAAACACTTAGAAACTTCAAACCCTTCTAGAACATTCAAAGAAACCAGAACGGATAAAGACATTGAAATTATAAAATCACTATTTTTAATAACTGAAAAACCTGTAATTTATGTAGCAAATGTAGACGAAGAAGGCTTAACAAAAGATAATGAATATGTAATAAAATTAAAAGAATATGCAAAAAATAAAAATGCAAATTTTTATAAAATTTCTGCAAAATTAGAAATGGATTTAATAGAATTAGATGATGAAGAAAAAGAAATTTTTATGGAAGAATTTAATATAAAAGGTAATTTAATAGATAATTTTGTAAAATTGTGTAAAGATACATTAAATTTAATAACTTTTATAACTGGAACAGAAAACGAATCAAAATCTTGGAATGTTTTAAAAGGTATCACAGCTTATGATGCAGCTGGAAAAATCCATACAGATATACAATCTGGTTTTATAAAAGCAGAAGTAATAAATTTTGAAGAGTTAAAAAGCATAGGTAGTTTTAAAGATGCAAAAGAAAAAGGAAAAGTATCCATAGAAGGAAAAGATTATGTATTAAAAGAAGGAGACTGTGTATACTTTCATTTTCATGTGTGA
- a CDS encoding PilZ domain-containing protein → MYDFLKKIVSKDILYKNMKVEFEINGVMYSGVYKGKSENFNSNTDYEIIFSDEDLSTYKVSEYSKMRFYSKLSVFLFKTQIHEIKKVEDKTLIFFKIPPKVYRVKRRADIRVDVCQNVFFYLKEEFEKFHNPDRNYFLSIDFSVGGLYIRSKKNLKINEKILINFNLGSGYNIKNYESKVVRKGYDEGKEYLYGIMFMKKLNWLMNVSLYKTLLKFKK, encoded by the coding sequence ATGTATGATTTTTTAAAAAAAATAGTATCAAAAGATATATTGTATAAAAACATGAAAGTTGAATTTGAAATAAATGGAGTTATGTATAGTGGAGTTTATAAAGGTAAATCTGAAAATTTTAATAGTAATACAGACTATGAAATTATATTTTCTGACGAAGATTTGAGTACATATAAAGTTAGTGAGTATAGTAAGATGAGATTTTATTCAAAATTATCTGTTTTTTTGTTTAAAACACAGATACACGAAATAAAAAAAGTTGAAGATAAAACATTAATATTTTTTAAAATACCTCCAAAAGTTTATAGAGTAAAAAGAAGAGCAGATATAAGAGTTGATGTTTGTCAAAATGTTTTTTTTTATTTAAAAGAAGAGTTTGAAAAATTTCATAATCCAGATAGAAATTACTTTCTTTCAATTGATTTTAGCGTTGGTGGTTTATATATTAGATCTAAAAAAAATTTAAAAATAAATGAAAAAATATTGATAAATTTTAATTTAGGAAGTGGATATAATATAAAAAATTATGAAAGTAAGGTAGTAAGAAAAGGTTATGATGAAGGGAAAGAATATCTATATGGAATAATGTTTATGAAAAAATTAAATTGGCTTATGAATGTATCACTTTATAAAACACTTTTGAAATTTAAAAAATAG
- a CDS encoding DUF2007 domain-containing protein, translating into MKKLIENVEFFKAEMIKQILENEGINPIIKSTSMIGSEYMGYGIRKDLYINEKFFEQAKKILNDLEISNKKEDQNV; encoded by the coding sequence ATGAAAAAATTAATAGAAAATGTAGAATTTTTTAAGGCAGAAATGATTAAACAAATTCTTGAAAATGAGGGAATAAATCCAATTATAAAGTCAACAAGTATGATTGGCTCTGAATATATGGGATATGGTATTAGAAAAGATTTATATATTAATGAAAAATTTTTTGAACAAGCAAAAAAAATATTAAATGATTTAGAAATTTCAAATAAAAAGGAGGATCAAAATGTCTGA
- the gcvT gene encoding glycine cleavage system aminomethyltransferase GcvT produces the protein MSELKMTPLHEEHIKAGAKMIEFGGWDMPVWYTSLIQEHKMVRESVGIFDVSHMGEIEVKGKEARKFVDYLITNNVEVINTGDIVYSPMCNENGGIVDDLLAYKFSEEYIFLVVNASNTEKDFNWILKQSKDFDVEVKNLSKEYGQIAFQGPKAEELLMNITNAPLTEMGFYTFVEADVAGIKSIVSRTGYTGEDGFEIYLPAEYTSKVWQELMKLAKEVNGGPAGLGCRDTLRFEAVYMLYGNDINDETTPLEAGLKWAVDLNKEFIGKEPILKMKEEGLPRRLKGIEILSKVPARHNYKIYSGDEEIGYITSGSKSISTDRNLALGYLKKGFTKVGTEIEIEVRNKRVKAQVIKTPFYRGSVKSKKK, from the coding sequence ATGTCTGAATTAAAAATGACGCCTTTACATGAAGAACATATTAAGGCTGGAGCTAAAATGATAGAATTTGGTGGTTGGGATATGCCAGTATGGTATACTTCGTTGATTCAAGAACATAAGATGGTAAGAGAAAGTGTTGGAATATTTGATGTTTCTCATATGGGTGAAATAGAAGTAAAAGGTAAAGAAGCAAGAAAATTTGTTGATTACTTAATAACAAATAATGTTGAAGTAATAAATACAGGCGATATTGTTTATTCTCCTATGTGTAATGAAAATGGTGGAATTGTAGATGATTTACTTGCATATAAATTTTCAGAAGAATATATATTTTTAGTTGTTAATGCATCAAATACAGAAAAAGATTTTAATTGGATCTTAAAGCAATCAAAAGATTTTGATGTTGAAGTAAAAAATCTTTCAAAAGAATATGGGCAAATTGCTTTTCAAGGACCAAAAGCCGAAGAGCTTTTAATGAATATAACAAATGCTCCATTAACTGAAATGGGATTTTATACATTTGTTGAAGCTGATGTTGCAGGAATAAAGTCAATAGTTTCAAGAACGGGGTATACTGGAGAAGATGGATTTGAAATATACTTACCTGCAGAATACACTTCAAAAGTATGGCAAGAATTAATGAAACTTGCAAAAGAAGTTAATGGAGGTCCAGCTGGTCTTGGATGTAGAGATACATTAAGATTTGAAGCTGTTTATATGCTTTATGGCAATGATATTAATGATGAAACGACACCACTTGAAGCAGGATTAAAATGGGCTGTTGACTTAAATAAAGAATTTATTGGAAAAGAACCTATTTTAAAAATGAAAGAAGAAGGATTACCAAGAAGATTAAAAGGAATAGAGATTTTGTCTAAAGTTCCAGCAAGACATAATTATAAAATTTATTCTGGAGATGAAGAAATTGGATATATAACAAGTGGTTCAAAATCTATTTCAACAGATAGAAATTTAGCTTTAGGATATTTGAAAAAAGGTTTTACAAAGGTTGGAACAGAAATAGAAATAGAAGTTAGAAATAAAAGAGTAAAAGCACAAGTAATAAAAACACCATTTTATAGAGGTAGTGTAAAATCTAAGAAAAAATGA